CAGCACCAATgccatctagccatcgctataaGCATCAACCAAGCACGCCAGCAACCATCTAGCATCGCTATAAGCCATCAACCAGCAACCAGCGCCATCGCTATAGCAAGCATCACAGCACAGCGCCATCATAGCCATCGCCTATAGCATCAACCAGCACCAGGCCAATGCCAACTAGCCATCCGCTATAAGCATCAAACCAGCAACCAGCCCACACATCCTAGCCATCAAAGCTATAGACATTCAACCAGCACCCGCGCCATCGCTATAAGCATCAACCAGcaccagcgccatctagccatcgctataagcatcaaccagcaccagcgccatctagccatcgctataagcatcaaccagcaccagcgccatctagccatcgctataaGCATCAACCAGCACCAATgccatctagccatcgctataagcatcaaccagcaccagcgccatctagccatcgctataaGCATCAACCAGCACCATGCCATCTAGCCAATCGCTTATAAGCATCAACCGCCAGCACCAGCCCGCCATCTTTACCATCGCTATAAAGCATCACCACACAAATgccatctagccatcgctataaTGCATCAACCAGcaccagcgccatctagccatcgctataGATAGCATCAACCAGCACCACAGCCATCCTAGCATACGCTATAGAGCATCAACCAGCACCGAGCGGCCATCTAGCCAATCGCTATAAGCATCAACCAGcaccagcgccatctagccatcgctatTAAGCATCAAACCAGCACCATGCCATCTGCAGCCATCGCTATAGCATAACAAGCCAGCACCAGCGCCACCATCTAGCCAATCACTATATAAGCATCACCAGCCACACATgccatctagccatcgctataaGCATCAAACCAGCAACCAGCACATCTAGCCATCGCTATTAAGCATCAACCAGCCACCAGCGCCGATCGCTATATTAAGCATCCAACCAGcaccagcgccatctagccaATCGCTATAAGCATCAACCAGCACCAAATGCATACTAGCCATCGCCTATAAGGCACTCAACCAGCATCCAGCGCCATCTAGCCATGCTATAAGCACACCAGCACCAATGACCATCTAGCCACCTCGCTATAAGCATCAACAGCAAGCAACAGCGCCATCCTACGCCATCGCTATAAGCATCAACCAGCACCAGCGCCGATCTAGCCACATCGCTATAGCATCAACCGAAGCACCGAATGCCAATCTAGCCATTCGCTATAAGCATCAACCAcaccagcgccatctagccatcgctatGAGCCATCCAACAACCAGCACAATGCCATCTTAGCCATCGCTATAAAGCCAGTCAACGCAGCACCAATGCCATCGTAGCCATCGCTAGTAAGCATCAAGCAAGcaccagcgccatctagccatcgctataGCAATCAACCAGCACCAGCGCCAATCATAGCCATCGCTAATAAAGCATCAACCAGCACCAGCGCCATCTAGGCTATCGCTATAAGCATCAACCAGCACCAGCGCCTTCTAGGCATCGCTATAAGCATCAACCAGcaccagcgccatctagccatcgctataaGCATCAACCAGCGCCATCTACTAGCCATCTCTATGCGCATTCTTTAGAGTGCTTCCAACTCCAAAAGCAGCAAGGCATCCAGAATGGCCACGTGTTCCCAACCGTTTGTTTGTAGTGAAGCTTACTATTTTAGCCAGAAAACATTAGACCGGGATCTGACCGTTCATGGACTGATGATAAGGCTGAAGATATTAAAGAACAGCAGCCACATGATAGGCTTGGATCGGAGCTCGCAGAGATCGTCATAGATGGGATTTAGATGTGTCTAGGATACGCGGCAGATGAAACGAAGCACCCTTTATCACAGTCCAAagtaagaaaaacagaagaaaaggatTGATGAGCAGTGCTGAAGAAATTATTTGTAGGTGAAAGCTCGTTCAACAAAAGAAGGTAATGTTATGAAGCTAAAAGAAGCTCGGCTGTGATTTTCCCAAGAATGTTTTGCTTCTATGATTTTCAGGGTTCGATGGGCAGTTCTGCTGTCCAAGTGTCATCCTGAATTTGAGGTTCTATTTAGGGTAAGGAGAAACATCCCATATATTACAGTGAAGGATGAGGTAGCTGttggttttttttaaacaaaaagtggttttgaaaatattgtaatgGAAAACCAAAGGATCTGTTTGGTGTATGTACAAAGGTAATTATTTTTGACTACCTTAATTATTTGGATCCAGAAGATGTACTAGTTGACGAGCTATTCATGTGGGCAAAGCGTAGAAAAGTTAAAGTTATTAACTCCAATAGAGAGAGTATTTATCAAGTGCCTAGGATACAAACGTGTTGCTGTGTATACACTGACAACCCTGTCATGTGTTATAAGTGTTGCAAGTGGGATCATATGGCCTGGAAGGGCTTAAATGAGCATCGCTGTCGATTTTGTAAGTAAATCCCAAGAGTCGAAGGTGTGTGGTGACaaaatcaaggaaaaggaagTAATCCAACCAAAATGCTGTAATTGTGTCCCCCCGAAGGCCCAAAAGTGATCGTTCGCTTaggacaaataatgaaaatccaaGGAATGATAGTTCTGCTTTTATTCATACTCAGGTTCCAGTGTTAGTGAGAATTTCTGGGAAAAGCGTATGGAACAGCAAAACCAAAGTTTGGTCAAGAATAAATCTCGTGAGGAGATGCAAGTTCATTATAATAACTTTATCTCAGAATTTCGTAAAGAGATTGAAGAACTTAAACAGGCCGTGTTAGGTATTAAGAGTACTATGAATCGTATATTATTTGCAAAATAAGGTTATTCTTAATGAAAGGGTGACTCAAAATGTTGAGGTTGCAGAGGTATATGATAATGTTGCTGGTGAAAGCCCAGTTGCATGCAAGGCTGGCTTGTCAGCAAATAAGCCAGATTATGTGAAAAATGTGGTCGGAGATTCTACTCTCGTTCTTGATTCGATAACCGAATATATGAAAGTCCAACCAatgatttaaaaatgaatattcttCATTCTGCAAGTAAGTTAAGAAAGAGTATTACTGAAAATGGCACATAAACTCCAAATTATATCCtggaatataaagtttaaaaaactaATTACTGATTTGCATGCATATACTCAGTCTACGAATGTTGATGTAATAGCCTTGCAGGAAGTAGGTAGAAACGTTTCATCACTACAAATTAACGGTTACTATCATTTTGAATTGCAAGCTGATGAATCCACGAATTGCAGAGGTTTAAcaatttacataagaaatacTATTCCAGCATC
This is a stretch of genomic DNA from Macrobrachium nipponense isolate FS-2020 chromosome 38, ASM1510439v2, whole genome shotgun sequence. It encodes these proteins:
- the LOC135209496 gene encoding uncharacterized protein LOC135209496; the protein is MPSSHRYKHQPAPAPSSHRYKHQPAPMPSSHRYKHQPAPMPSSHRYKHQPAPAPSKPSLHQPAPAPSSHRYKHQPAPAPSSHRYKHQPAPAPSSHRYKHQPAPMPSSHRYKHQPAPAPSSHRYKHQPAPCHLANRL